GTAATGTTTAAATAACTTTCAAATAAGATCGATTACTAACCTTGAATCATGGCCtcagtgtattttttttacacaggGAACAATGTAATATCTGTGTATCGTTATTGGTATCTGTTGCAAAACTGTTTAACTTGCAGATTTAAGTGTCTTTTTAAAAGTCAAAGTACATggtaaaaaaaagaggaaaatcaATGTTATTTTGTTGGACTTTTTCATTTCAAAGGCCAATGAACTTAATGACTAAAAATACAGGTACATAAAGACGAAGATTGATCACCCAATGTCATGTCGAAATTGGTGTACTCTTTTGAATGATTAACAAAaaagtttcttttttgtttgtctttctgCTAAATGATAACCGTTTTCAAGTTTAATCTCCTTATAAACGAGTGAAAAAACAAGACCCAGGTTGTTCTGAAAAAGGTTATACATGGTGATTTCACATTAAATGTTCTACCagcaaacaaataataaactatATCTGGATTccagaaataaaacacaacattACCTCCAGCTGAGCTGGTTATCGATGTGGATTATCTTGCTTTAGATCAAGTACATGTGATgttaatataaatatagagtCCTGTAGATTAGAGATGTAACTAGTAGTCACTGAGtctcaaaactatttttttttgggggggtggggtgtTTGCAATGTGTATCTGATCGTCTCTCCAAGGGCCGCCACTCTGCAATTCTGAGAGACATGAAGTGAGAAAAATGTAGTAGAAACCCGTCTGGACTTTAGTTTCATTACATGGTAACATGTCAACgctttttggagcttgagcccattggctaaagtcatctctagatggcattagccattctACCCTATGTGAAGAGCATTACAGTAGAGAGATCTTCAGATCCCTTACCACAACCTTACGGCTCTCCTGCCCGGTTATTCTAGCAAAAGTGGCTCTGCACATGAATGACCTTAGGTTCATTACTCtataacagtaataatattatGTCTCCAGTACCCAGATCACATTGCATCAACAGACAGTCACCAGCTTGGTTGTTCAGTACAGGACTGGCTCTAAAATATGATGCTCTATGGCAGTGGTTGGATTTCTCATGAACATTGCAGTCTGGCTGCCTGTCCGGTGTTTCTCTGTCTCTAAGAGACGAGCACAGTATCAATCTTGTAACCGTTGGATGCCGGTCTCCTGTTGGCGGAGGTGTGCACCACGTGATGTCTCGATGATCCaaccagagctgtaactagggctgggcGACAGCGGTgtgatcgcccagggcgcaacgctgaagggggctcaatttaggaatattttaggttaattggtaaaaattgagggctaggggggcgacatttgtctttctcgtcccaggcgctagaattctaagttacggctctggatccAACAAACAGCTAGCTGTGATTGAGATAGACCACTAAGAGGTGTGTGGAACACTTGGTGCCTAAAGCAACAGAAGAACAATTTGCACCCTGGTGGGGAATGTGTGTGTGGATACTGTAAGGCAGATGCATTATCAGAATAATAGAGCAGCCATCGGTACTGGcctttctgtgcagctaccggtggtgtggtatggttggaaCGAACAGAGACAGTACAAGGTGGAGACACGAAACATCAaccagtcattgtagaaatcttaaaacagtaaGATGCTGGCAACCGTGACTGTTCCTCACCTTTTATCTAAACTGAACCTCCTAACTTTTCTGGTTCTGGAGAAAGCAATACGAGCACTCCAAGAGCAGAACTGAGATGGCGTTAAGTAGATCTTCTAAACAAGCCTGAGCTTGGTGTGAAGACAGTCATCAGTAGTATTCATCATTAGCGCTTTACATTTGTAAGAAGATGACTATATGCGAGGTGGGGCAGACAGCTGATCAAACGGGCAGCCATCACTCACTGCTGCCCACGTGCCAACTTTACAAAATCATTTATTCTAAAAGGATAGAGAAAGATCTACACTGCCAGACTGTTCTAAAAGACACAAGCAAGAGGAAAGACCAACCGTAGTCTGTTGTGATACATGAAAGTCAGCCCTGGttaataattaaacaaataaataaaaatggaaaaaaaagtaaatttaaaaaaatcatatttagccTGCTCCTGATATAGATATACAGACACATCCTTGGTATCCCCCTTCTTGGGGAAACTATTAATGGAAGTAATTAAAGTTGGGGGAAATTtggcttattttaattaattaggcTGCATTCCCAACCCTATCCCCAATCTATAGGAGCGCAGAGGAAACGTGATACTttgcttgttattattttaattaatgtaacctttcacaaaaaaaattaaaatatatatgttcccCTTACTTTTACCTGTTTCCCTGTATATTAGAAATAAATGAAACATACATTTATTCAATATGTTACAAAAAGAAGCCATATTTGTCTTAAACAAAAGCAATATAAAATGTGCTTGGTATTTGCAGCCATGATAACTTGTGTTAAAGCAGCGGCCAATATGAAATTCCACGAACACTTAATAGGGATTACTGATCCCTTTTTATTTAATAGCCCATATAAAAGCTACACACGTTCCCTGCATCCACACTGACAAGCATGTAAATGGGGAACTGCAATACGCATAGGaaacaatttagactgtaagctccaatggggcagggactgatgtgaatgagttctctgtacagcgctgcggaataaggggcactgtataaataaacggtgatgatgatgattatctgttTTCCACACAATGGTGGGCAGTATTGGGGTGTGACTGCATTCTAAGCTCACCCCAAGTgtaataaattaacaaattattgGACAGAAGACTGGGAGGGCACAGAAAGTTTAAGAAAATCTATAAAACCCCCAAAATATCTTGCTGACATATTAAATTAGTATATCTGCAGGAAGTGATCTGAAGTATGTAGGTGCgtgaaaaaatatatgtttggaTAATTTTTCATGCGCCACAACACACCCGAAAGTCTCTTGTGTGCACATAGGTCTTGATTTttagtttggagcaaagaaaatgagcaactttgcacctggacaaatcatgttacaatgcagagggtacaaattgacttactTTTTGTcaagcaaggaaaatactgggggcaaccaatcagattctagctgtcattttgtagaaagtactaaataaatgaaagctagaatctgattggttgctataggcaatatccccactttttcaaacccgcagcttagtaaatctagccctgggtgtttttcatgtagcacacaaatacgtgattcctttatttttacactgaaattaaagtgaaTCTatgatatgccctaccccaactataaaactgttcccacattttaaaattacctccccctccaatacaatatggttttgccagggAGCAAATCTACTCTTTTTTTCGTTGCTCCTACCTCAAAATCGGCCCTTAATATAACCCATCTTAGTGCACTAGTGATTTAGTAACCTGCTTTATACTGACAGCCATGCTTCTAAGTATCAGCTAGAAACTCACATGCAGCTCCCTTTAGATTCAAAATGCTGCTTTCTAaagatttttttgctatttttcagtgtctttttagtttattttaaacacattttcagaAATTTAAGCGTTTAATAGGAACGCACAACCAAAAAATCTGAGTAACATTTCAAGCAATTTTGTGCACTTTTTACTACTGTGGCCAGGTGTACAAGCAGACACGTTCACACACACAACGTTGGAAGTCATGTATACAGGAGGTCCCACATATTTCATGTGTTTTCTTCTCAAGTTTTAGCCAGTGGTCAAGAAGACCCCAAATAGTAACTGTAAAGCATCTTTAtgtttaaataacaaaaataagaatttttccttgtttgtttgttttgttgttgttgttttttactaTTTCTGCTTTCTATAAGCCAACTAAAATCGATACATATATTTTCCAATATACTACCAAACAAatctggaaaaaaacataaatattcatTTGCACAGACTAATGGATAAAAAAAGAATGATTGACGTGTAAGTGACTAATTGCATATATGTGCATAACTTAGTCTGAACCTGGGGGTAAAGCACCGCTCTCCTCCATGTCAGAAACCGCACAACACAACAAAAATCTACATTAAATTCAACTAATAAGAAGAGAAGATCAGGAAACCTTACTGCATTATTAGAGCACTCTGATTTATTACTCCCAGGTCTGAACGCCCTTACAGCACAATATACGACCTCAAACGCACTTAGCTATACCCGACACATCCTCTGCGACCAGCTTACCTCTTCCACCTGCCGCTGTTACACCTGTCGCAGTGACGTCTGCTCAGACACATAACTCGCAATGCGACAGACTCCTTACGCTACAGAGGTCCACGCTTGAGAGCTATGCCCCACAATGCCGTGCAGAATTAgatttcattataaatatatactagtAAATAGTTTAccgatattttattaataaaactatCCGAATAAGCAAAGTCGGGGTAAATTATAAGCGTTGACTGAACAGAtgtcaatatttaaaaataattcccagggacactttgctggtGGCACGGAGCAGTCCAAGGGAACATTGACGCAATGCAAAAATCTACTTCGTTATATGGTCTTTAAATATAGTTATATCACATTATTGCATTATTAAGGAGCGTCTCTAAATAGTTTACAAAACCAGATAATAAAGGAAGGGTAAttcaatacaatatatacatagatagatatagttatatatatcaAGAGAGATCCTGGTTTGGATGGCCGGTCAATTATAAAAAACAGGGACATGTTCATAgacaaaatatttactttttaaattttAGGACTGTACTTGTAATTTAGGACAGTCGTCATCTCTGTGACTGTTGCTAATAGTCCTATTATTATATTCTGACGCTAATAGTGACGCAGCAACTATTAGACTGAGGTTGGAGTTCATGCAGTTTGCTTCAGGGTATAATTACAATATGATGTGCTGCACATTCGTTATCAGAGTATCTTACTGAGCCCACGTGTTTTTAACTGCAtgttattttacattgtattatGACAGCAGTGTGCAAGTTATTTGATTCACAGATTATGATTGCTTTATAATGGAGTATTTTTTCTCCTTCACGATGTGTTATTTTATTCATAGGAGAAGCTGATTATGACCAATATTTTTATCACCACACTGTCACATATTGTGAAACAATGAAGCCAATGGCCGTATGCATTACAAAACGTGCATTACCGTAACCTATTGCTTACCTGTGAAGAGATGTTAACTTTACAACAGAACACTGAAAATTCCAAACGACATTATAAACATAAGACAATACTCAATCACTTTAGAATATCCTATTATTGCACACCTCTCCAACTTTGAaaatactaattatttttttaattgttgctAGATTATAATCTAGACAGTGTGGTCTTTTCCTACAAGATCACAGATAGCTGATTTGAAGAGTTAACAAAACTTGCACAGACATTAGGCATGAATTATGAGAGTTCTAATGTTATGTTACAAGTGAAACATTGTATGATTGTATATAAGTCTTTCAGTAGCAATAGAGTAGATACACGCTAAAAGAAAGTGCTAGATTTGTTCACACaaagaaatattatattatagcaCTTTAAAGTGGCAATTCTACTGTAAGAGACTATTAATTATTTGTCATGATACATGTAAAACGTGACAATAGTGAATGGTACAATAAACGTTTGTGTAAACTAATGACTTTTGAAAAAGGCAAAGGAAGACTAACAAGGCTATTTTTGAGATAGGAAAATTGTGTCCTGCTGGTCAGAAGTACAGAGTATCACTATGTAAGTTTAGGAAAATGATCTTGTTtaatataagtaaataataaaaaaaacactttgggctgatgctgagttaggagcaaagcagaattaaaaggagcaaatttgcaccttggcaaaaccattttgcattggagggacAGGTACATGCAAAATGTGGGGAGAGGTTTATAGCTGGAATAGGATATGCCCTAGATcaaattaaatttcagtgtaaaaataaagagatcatgtatttgtgtgctatatataaaaaagcagccagtattatccttgaatgtaaacaaaaaaaaatatatgcaccccttgcattgttacatgctTTGTCCATGAGCACATTTACTCCTGTATTGCTTTGCTCCTAAATCAACATTTATGAATTTTGGGAAACAGTCAAATTGTCCAAATTTTAACCGGTACTGAATTGCCACATGTAGTAGGTTATTTAATTATCTATTGATTTGCTTCTCTGctgtataataatataagatTTATAAAAAACGTCATTTTCTGGGAGTTTGGtttagtctttttttattttatttattttgtaaccgGGTTCCCAGAAGGCAATTCATTTCAGAGAATTAAGATAACCTTTATAACCACAGAGAGGTCAATGACTGAAAGTTTTGAATGTTAAAAATACATCACAATCCCTATTAATCAATATAAGCAACTGTGACTCAGATAGACGTGTTTTCTCCTGTGTTGTGAAATTATTCATCATTAACAAGATGCGTCATTAGTATTTATTTGGAAGACATTTAATTTCCATGTCTTTTGgaatgcaatgtaaaaatgaTAAGTaactacaataatatatatatatatatatatatatatatatatatatatatatattgtgtataatattatatattattaaattattttatatatatatatatatatatatatatatatatatatatatatatataaacatatatatagatatatatataattatttataatatatatatattgtgtataatattatatattattaaattctaatatatatattattaaattctaATAAATTAGAACATTAAGCTATTTTTACTTAACAACTTCACTTTTATTCCACAGGTTCATCCacacaaaaaatttaaatatatttccatTGTTTTAGGGGGGGGAAATATGTACACGTCATATAAACAGCCTGAGGTATGCAGTCGCATGACAtttacaaaaacatatataaattatatacaatatatacaatgcatAGTAAACTTATGGTGTAACTTTAGTAGATATCCGCTTTGTACAAAGAAaactgatttgttttttttaaatttggaaatgttttatttaaaaaaaacacagaaaaagtcCTGCAGAAATATTTCTCAAGACTCACGCCGATGTGAGTCAGGCCATGCTGAGCACTGTAGTTCCACAGCGGCTGGAGAGCCTCAGAATACCTATAACATATTTATAGGTAAGTCGTTCTAGAATTTAGGATTTTAAGTGGGGTTTATTAGGGCTCACCGCTTCCCCTTATTTATCCAAGTTTGTAGACACTTGCTGAATTTTAATATACAagtcaaaaaatataaaaatttaaaattctTAAGTTAAAGACACAGTCTGACATGGATAACTGACAATGACCTGACATTATTTCCACTGCAGCTAAGGCACTGTATATATTACATCATATCCTTGTCCTTACCCCATCATACGATTTAGGGGTGCAGAGTCCAGCTTCTGTTAAAGTGCAAGCTGAATAAAAAGTCCTTTGTGAGACGTGTATCAGTGGGTACACTTGAAATATCCTTTGTCACCTTCAATGTCCACTTCTTCATCGGAATTATCTGAAATGTCTGTGTCCAGGTTCTCCTGAGAATTAGGAGAGGGGGAGCACTGTGACCCATCTAGAGAGGAATCTTTATTTTTCTGCTCAATACTCAAACAGTTCTCCTGACCCTCCTCACAGTCATTCTCTAGACTTTCGGTTTCGTCTTTCTTATTTCCCTGGGGGTTCTCCTAAAATAGAAATTTCAGTTAGCATTTTAATGATCTACACCCGAAACCCCACAACAACGCCAACCCCAGTGTTGTGATAGTAAAATATTCAAACCTCATTGCACTTTATTTCCACACAGGCAGAGCTAGTCATTTTGTAATCCATGTCAGGTCATACTTCATTGATAACATCATTATTGGAAAAGCATATATAGTTTTTGTAATGTTGGGGGGGTTTCCAACCACATACCCCCTGTATATCACATTGTACAGTTTGTCTCATTTTACATGAATGCTACAAATACATTATTGATACCCCAATAACACAGTAAAGTTAGAAAACCagtatgtgtattatattttatgtaatcaGAATAATGCCAGCCAAGCAGTAAAAGCTATAGTCTATGGCAATAAATGTTCAAGTGTTACCAGCATATaggcaaaaaaacaattattgcacTAAAACTTCATTGTGGACATAAAACAGAGATGGGGTGAGGGGGACACAATCCCTCCTGTACTTGCTTACAGGCATTATTGCAATGCAACACATAAACTGATGAACTATAATTTGATTTTGTAACATTTTTGCACTGCTATTCTATAATTACCTTTGATTGCTATATTAACTGATTCGCTCCATATGTTCgccaaattatatatgtatgccaACAAGCACTAGGGAGGCTGACTATTGTGGCTGTACACATTGCTTTATTACATTAGGGGGTCTGTTATTCTTACACTGTGTAACCATCTCTTCAGTTACACAATTTCACTTTGTTCATAATAGAAAGACACATTTAAATAGTAACTAGAACAGGCTAGAAAGTTAGTAAAAAGTTAAACAGGTCAACAAAATCACAATGATACGTATATGTTACAGTATTTAGCATTTCAAGTCATTAAAATTGATTATCATGAACATGAGTGTGTCAGTagggtgtataatatatatatatgtgtgtgtgtgcgtgcgtgtgtgtattcgtgaatatatctatatatctatatagatattagaCTTAGATAGCATTAAGTGCAGGAAGTAAATATTTTGTTGCATTCAATGCCAATTTGAAGCAGCACAACTCTACACAGAGATTCAAATCGTACATCTAGTTTACCCAGGACTTTCAAAACCTCAAAACTGTTATTGACTTCAGTAATGCAATCATCTAACCTCATGTAGGAACTTTACAGAAATATATAACCAAAGTACTAATGACCACTTCCAAAGCAGCTTTACCAAACATGTGTACCAGGAaagcacaatataatatatgttaATACAGTGTTTTAAGTATATTAACCATACAACCCCACAATGTGATTTAGCCTAAATTATGTGGAGAAAGTTTTggctggcaatgcatgctgggaattgtagttccacaacagctgaagagccGTGGGATGCTTGAGCGCGTCTAGACAGTAATTACCAAaccctgtatacagtatataggtgtgAAAACGTCAAGTTTAGAGTCTATTCAGCGTTGCTAGTCAAAACACCGACTTTATGCAGAGGTGCGATGAAACAGGATTAGTACCTGTACAGAGGTAATAAGATAAACAGCCCATGGGTTTGCACATCAATTAGTGACGAGTTTAATAGTTGCTGTGGGTGCAACATGGAGTATAATCTATCTCGTCCTATTTAGAAGCTTTTAGCATTATTGCTGCATGAGTGCCGCCTGGATTCCTTACAGGACTATTTGCCTTACTAATCAAGGTGAAGAGTTTACACAGCCATCCAAATGACTTGGGCATACAACGCAGGATGGGTGATCACATTAAAAGATAAGTTGATTAAAATGAGTCTCTCCCTAGAAACAAAGTTATTTGCTCTACCTGTTTGAGACGCCTCCATTTGGCTCTTCGGTTCTGAAACCATGTTTTCACCTGGATAGGAGGAAGTGAGATTAGATCAGCTCAGGGAAATAACAATGTACATGTTACTGCAattcagaattattattattaattattattttttattattaattattattattattattattattattattattatatgccattatgtaacacaaataaaaataataatggtttGCAGTTATTATTTAACTAGACTAGTGGTAACCATTATAATTAATTTAACTTTATATTGTAATAaggctatattattatttaattcacaTAACAATacatgttaattattattattatttattataattattattttatttaacagaaGTTCATAAAATTGcactatttttaataatttttttcttttctttgtattttgagactatattttatttttcatcacaaATACGATATAATTGTTGGATGATGAACATGAATCTGGTATAATTGGAAACGACAGGATTTGTTTGTAAGACTGCACTACAGATAAATAACACGGCTCCCCTGTGGTTTCCACATTAGTTAGGGGTCGTCTTACCTGTCTCTCACTCAGCTGCAACATCTTGGCCAATCTTTTCCTTTCGGGGGGAGACAAATATTTCTGTGTCTCAAACTTTTTCTCCAGCTCTATAGTCTGGTCGTTGGAGAACCTCACTTGACCCCCTTTTCTCTTGTGAAGTGGCCTCTGGATAAAGGGGCTCCAGAGAAGCGGTTTACCTGTAAAGTACACAACATATGACTATCTACACCTAATGCAACATGTACAAGTGTagccacatacacacaaacatctGCATTAAACCGGAATTAGCGAACAATGTCCCTATCCCTGTATCCATTGTATCCTATGGCTGAGGTGCTTGCAATCCGCTaaggaatatgtatatatatatatatatatatatatatatatatatatatatatgctgataAATAACAGAATATTGTTTATGCTGCTTATTCTCACACTtcagaaacactaaaaaaatagTAACAATAATTTAAACTTCAAAGCCATAATTATCAGTGATCACTATGGCTGT
The nucleotide sequence above comes from Mixophyes fleayi isolate aMixFle1 chromosome 6, aMixFle1.hap1, whole genome shotgun sequence. Encoded proteins:
- the HHEX gene encoding hematopoietically-expressed homeobox protein HHEX, whose translation is MQYQHSSSSAMGLSVPLYAPTPLQPVHPTPFYIDDILGRNGNPAMPTPTLPSPNSSFTSLVATYRTPIYEPTPIHPAFSHQAALAASYGSSTFQNPLYPFSRPMSEYTHALIRHDSMGKPLLWSPFIQRPLHKRKGGQVRFSNDQTIELEKKFETQKYLSPPERKRLAKMLQLSERQVKTWFQNRRAKWRRLKQENPQGNKKDETESLENDCEEGQENCLSIEQKNKDSSLDGSQCSPSPNSQENLDTDISDNSDEEVDIEGDKGYFKCTH